AATAGCCTCTAAATAGTTGACCGATTTAACTTGATATATAGGATTATTTCCATCTCTTAACCACGGCGCGCTAACCAATCGGAGTGGATGAGTTTCCACGGTATAGTTAAAAGTCTGGAATATAAGCTGGCTTATCTGTCCCTGAGCTGCTAGGCCCCTAGGTGCGGAGCCTCCACTTAAAATTGCTTTAATACCACCATGATATAAATTATCGCATTTAATTTTATGAAGCAGATGCTCTCGCCATTGCTTAAAAGAAAGATCAAAGGGGATGCCTAGCTTTTGCGCAGAATCATTTAAACGTTGCCAATGCAAAAAAGCACAACATGGTCTAGCACTCTCCACTTTAAGCGTTTCAAACAAACCCTCGCCCAAAAAAATGCGATCATCAATTGGAAACGCAAAATTGCTGTCCCCTTCAGTCAGTACTCGTGTTCGTGTCATTACTTACTTAAACCTATTATTCTAGAAAAAGCAGTTGCATCTAATACGAGTGTTTATTGACGAGGGAGGTTAATAATCGCCAAAATCGTCCAGCTCATCACGCAAACGTTTTTCATCCAACATATTTTCCAATCGTCTACGGGCGTCTAAACCATTAGGAACCACTTCGGTAACCTCGGCTTCAACATCCAACTCACTATCAACATCAACGAAGTCTTCTCCGACTTCTACAACAGCATCTTCATCATCTTCAAATAAATCACTCATACCATTCTCTCAATGAGTTATACTGTACATGGAATCTAGGGGCTGTTGACCGTAGAATTGTCAACAGATCCTAATATCAAAGGATCACAAAAAACCAGGACGGCTTATATACCTTATTTTTTCTTCCTTGCCTAGTTTTTTATAAAAAAATTTGCAATTTCCTAAGATTTCAGAGTGACAAATTTTTTAGAGGATTTCAATACCTTGAATTTTTACAATAAAGAATCGATAATTTAAAGAGAATAATACACCGATAATTGTATGACCGATCAAGTCAAAAAGGCTTTAAGAGATACGATGAAACAAATACGCTCTAAGATATCTGTTTCGTATCGTGCCGCAGCTTCTAGTCAAGTATGCAATCGCATTCGCTTGTTAGAGCAATATCGAAATGCCAAACAAATCGCACTTTATTTTGCAATTAACGGTGAAATTGATGTGGATGAACTTTGGAGGAATGCGCTCTCACAAGGAAAAATCTGTTATTTTCCTGTTCTTAATGAAGAAAATTTAACTCTTTCTTTTTTACCAGCAACATCGGATACCCCCTTCCAAAAAAATCGTTACGGGATTGCTGAACCCGATGTTGATCCTGATTTATCCATTCCTGTTGAAGAATTAGACTTAGCCTTAGTGCCATTAGTTGCTTTTGATGTACGTTGTAATCGCCTTGGTATGGGAGCTGGTTATTACGATCGGACCTTTAAAGGTAGAGAAAATTGTCCTTTATTTGGTGTCGCTTACCAATTTCAACGTGTCGATTCCATTGAACCCGAACCCTGGGATATCCAGCTTAATGCAGTCATTACCCAACGTGCCATTTATTGGTATGGAGGGGGTTAGGTTAAAGCATCTGCATTAATTTCTCCGGTACGCACGCGGACCACTTGCTGCAACTCATAAACGAAAATTTTGCCATCACCAATTTTTCCGGTATACGCAGATTTACAAATCGCTTCAATTGCCGATTCAACCATATCATCAGGCAAGGCCAATTCAATTTTAATCTTAGGAAGGAAATCAACTACATATTCAGCACCTCGGTACAGCTCCGTATGACCTTTTTGTCGTCCAAAGCCTCGAGTTTCAGAAATAGTTATCCCTGGCACTCCTATTTCCATTAACGCTTCATGTACATCATCCAGTTTAAAAGGCTTAATAATTGCCATAATCATTTTCATAATATATTCCGCTGTGATAATACTTTTGTTAGACTCTTTACAAAAACAAACATGGAGTGATTATGTTCGACCCCAAACAATTTGACGATTTAGCAAAAAAACTTTTTGCTGCTCTTCCCCCAAGTCTACAAAACATTGAAAAAGACATCCAACAAAAATTTAAAGAAGTGTTACAAGCAGCTTTTGCGCATATGGATCTGATTACTCGCGAAGAGTTTGATGTACAAACCAAAGTTCTGGCACGAACCCGAGAAAAAGTAGAACACCTTCAAAAGCAAGTCGATGTTTTAATGACCCAGCTTAATAAAGAACAAAAGCAATAGCAGCATAAGCTCAAGCGACAATAATATAAGCCTATAAACTTTGTTTTAGATTCTAAGACATCCCTGATTCGAGGAACAGAGTTTACTTAAGTCAATAGATAGAGATAACGAAGCAATAAAGGAAAAAATGCAGGTTATGCTCTAATAGGAAATTTTGTCGAACAATTAGTCCAACATCACAGGAAGAAGCAATGAATCTTGCATTTACTAAAACACGTAGTACTGTGGGGATATTGGCACAACCGGTGTCAGTAGAAGTTCATTTATCGAATGGTTTGCCTGGTTTTACAATCGTAGGCCTTGCCGAAACCGCCGTGAAAGAAAGCAAGGATCGAGTCCGCTCTGCGATTATTAATAGCCAGTTTGAATTTCCCTGCCGAAAAATTACTGTCAATTTGGGGCCTGCTGATTTACCTAAAACAGGAAGTGGTTTTGATTTACCAATCGCTCTTGGTATTCTTGCTGCTTCCAAGCAAATTCCTCAAAACCAATTAACCGACCATGAGTTTATAGCCGAACTTGCTTTGAGTGGCGAGCTTCGAGGCATTTCCGCTATTATTCCAGCTGTCTTAGCGGCAAACAAAGAAAAAAGCTCACTGATTATCGCCAGTGCTAATGCACATGAAGCCTCCTTGACCGGATATCAAAACATCTATAGTGCAAATAACTTGCGTGAAGTATGCAGCTACCTGTGTCAAGGAACTTCATTACAATTCCTCCCCCCTAAACCTGAATCATGCTCCATGCGCTATACAGACGATTGGTCTGATATTAAAGGTCAGTTTCATGCGAAAAAAGCAATGGAAATTGCCGCATATGGCGGACACAGTATTTTACTCAATGGTGCTCCTGGAAGCGGAAAAACCATGTTAGCCAGGCGATTCAGGACTCTATTGCCCCCCTTATCTGAAGCAGAAGCCTTAGAATGTATCGCCATTAACTCCATACGCGGTAAATTACCTGATTTTAGTGAATGGTGCTCCCCACCTTTTCGTACCCCCCATCATACTGCCTCCCCCGTATCTTTAGTTGGTGGGGGAAATCCCCCAAAACCAGGGGAAATATCTCTGGCACATCATGGGGTCTTATTTTTGGATGAGTTACCTGAATTTGATCGACAAGTCCTAGAAACCTTAAGACAACCTCTGGAATCAGGAACAATATGCATTTCAAGAGCGGCAGCACAAATAGAATTTCCAGCGAAATTTCAGCTCATCGCAGCCATGAATCCCTGCCCATGTGGACAATGGGGCAATCCTCAGGCGAACTGTTTGTGTAGCCCTGATCGCATCAAGCGATATCATGCCAAAATTTCAGCACCTTTACTGGATCGTATTGACATGCATATCTCCGTCCAGGCACTCACTCAAGAGGAATTAGTTACCCCGAATAGTAATCCTCATAAACAAAGTGATCTGATCCGAGAGCAGGTTATTAAAGTACGAGCCATACAGTTGGCGCGACAAGATTGTCTTAATGCTTATTTAGGAGCAAATACATGTGAAAAAATTTGTGCATTAGGTTCTGAGGAACACGATTTTTTACGACAGTCTATGCTGCAACTCAAACTGTCTGCCCGGGGATATCATCGTTTATTGAAAGTTGCTCGAACTATTGCTGACATACACGCAAGCAGCCGGGTATGCTTAGAGCATTTACAACAAGCATTATCCTTCAGGCATGCATTACGCACTCCGGGATAAAGGGGATTGTCGTTAAACTCCCCTCTCCCGCTGGGGAAAGGTGTCCGTAAGGGCGGATAAGGGTATTGATTTTAACTAACGAACCCTCACCCCTAACTCTCGAGAGGGGATTCCTAATGGCAGTTAGGTTAATTCCAAATTAAAAGTTAAATTGAGCAAACGTATGAGGTAATAGATTACCGGAACGAACACTCCTAAGACGAAAATTATGATCATTGTCGATATTGAATAATGGATTGGTTCACCAGATTGGAGCTCATTATTTCCATAGATGTTTTTTCTTTTGCTTAATAGATAGCATAGAAGTGATAAACCATAAAAATGGCTGGAGAAAAAACTGATTCGGACCCAAACATTAGACATTTCTTGGCTGTTTACATAATCAATAGGAAAATTGAGGAGAAATAGGCATAAGAACCACATCAACATGGTTTTTGTCGAAAAGTCTTGTTCTTCTGATGCCACAAACCAAATAAGTATCATGGGAAGAATTAACACTGGAAAATAATACATCCATCCAAAAGGGCTCAGAAATAACATCATTGCTAAAGTCAGACAAAAGGGTTGATGATTTACCGGATCCTTTTGATTTGGACCTAGTTTTCGCCAATACCATCGAAGCAAAAATAAAAATAAAATCCCATAACACAGATTGACTAATTTCAAATAAAACATGTTAGGGAGTTTCTCTCCTCCAAAAAATAGACGAAAAATAAACCCATAAATTGAGGCATTCCAATCATCCCCATACCAAAACACCCCTCGCATCATTCTAAAATATTGCTCATAAACCACCGGGCCATGAGCCAGGAGGGGAAGACTTGCAGCCACTAATAAAGTAACCAACATGATTGCAAAAACTCGTTTACGGCCTTGTTTTAAAACATAGAAAAATAACAAAGCGGGAAATAATTTGATCGCAATGATAATGCCCCAGAATATACCTGCACGATAGTCACGATCATTTAAATAAAAATAATACCCCCCCATAATTAAAAACAATAAAATACATCCAAATTGCTGAGTCACCAGATTCATTAGTGTGGGAAAAAATGCAAAATATAGAAGATACACATTGATATAATGTTTCTGCAAAAAACGATGCGAAAACGCATAATAAAAACTAATAGTTACTCCAATTATGCCTAAAATGAAAGAAATGCAAACCCAAACAAGTAATGCGTTGGAATAGCTTAATCGCGTTAAAAAACTAAATCCCCACAAAACAAACGGTGGATTTAAATTAGCAGGCAATATTTTTATAGCGGGCAAAAACGTAGTAAAGAAATTTCTATAAGGATTTTCGCCTTGCATTAATGCCTGAGACGATAAATAAAAAGAAGAGAAATCAACTCGTTGATAATGCTTAAAAATAAAATAGAAAAGCAAACAATAAAAACTCAGCAATACTAAAATGCATACATGCTGATAGCGATCGCTCATGGGTATATCCTTCTGAATCTGATGCACATCCTATTGAAAAGCCCTATTTGCACTCAAATCTGACTTTTCCCCAAGATTCTTATTTTGTGACCAAGAGAAAGCTATATCCTTGGATGGTCCATTTAAATTATACTGTCCTCTGCGGTGCTTGATATTACACTTGATGACTTAATGCATCAAAAATTGCCATGCGTACAAAAACGCCATTTGCAACTTGACTCAGTATAAAAGAATGTGCCCCGTCTGCAACATCACTGTCTATTTCAATACCTCGATTTATAGGTCCCGGATGCATCACCATCACGTCAGGTTTAGCATACGTCAGATTTTCTTTGGTTAGAGCAAAATCACGTCGATAAGTATCGAGATCCAAATGATCGGACGCTGCTAAACGTTCATGTTGCACACGCAAACAAATCACTACATCCGCATCGATTAATCCATCGCGTAAATCATGGGTTACTCGTCCATAATGCACTGTCTGAGGTTGCCAAATCTCCGGAGCAACCATGACAAGCTCACCCACTCCCAATTGAGCGCAAATACATTGAAAAGAATTCGCCACCCTTGAGTGCCTAATATTTCCCAGAATTGCTATTTTTAATTGATCCAATCGCGGTTTTCGCTCAAGGATTGTCATCATATCAAGCAAAGCTTGGCTTGGATGTGCATGGGTACCATCACCTGCATTAATTATATGGGCTAAATCCCCAATTTGTTGGGCCAAATTTTGCTGTAACCCATTTTGACGATGGCGAATTACAAAATATTGAATTCCCATAGCTGCAAGGGTGCGAACTGTATCCTCAATGGTCTCTCCCTTAGTTTCTGAAGAGCTGTGTAGGTCTAGATTGATTACTGGCATGGATAAACGCTTTGCAGCCAATTCAAAACTTACCCGAGTTCGCGTACTGTTTTCATAAAATAAATTTGCCACCGTATATTGTGCGTATGATGGATAATGATTCTGATTTTTGAAATACACGGCACGTTGTAGTATGGATTCAATTTGTTGACGTGATAATTGACTAATTTCTAAGAAATGATTCATAAAAACCTTATTTTTTAACTAAACCGCTAGGACTCTGTGGTCTCTTCCCGCTTCGCTAGATTGAGCCATGAATTCATGTCATCCCGACCATAGCGAGGGATGACTTGGGTTGTATGTGGCTATGCCAGTAGAATGCGGAAAGACCCTATTCAGGATGTTGTAGCCATTGCTCCAGTATAACACAAGCCGCTATACTATCTACCTCAGATTGCTTGATTTTACGATATCCACCTTGTGCAAACAATTGCTCCCTAGCCGCAACCGTTGAAAGCCGTTCATCAACTAAATGAACCGGTAAAGTAAATCGCTTACGCAATTCCTTGGCAAATCGGCGCGCAGCGGAAGTTGTGTATAACTCACTGCCATCAATACAGGTAGGAATACCTACAATTAATGCTTGAGGGGACCACTCAGCAATGACTTTGGCAACCAAACCCCAATCAGGCACACCGGATCGGGCACTCAAAGTCGCTAAAGGGGAGGCGCTGCACGTTAATTGTTGACCTACTGCAACACCAATGCGTTTATAACCGAAATCAAAACCTAAAAAAACAGGACTAGGCATGGCCGACATTTGAACTGAGTTGGCTCATTCTAATCCCTAAAGTGGACCCTGCATATTCCCAACGATCCTCGAAGGGAACCTCATACAAAATCTCCGAGCGATAAGG
This sequence is a window from Legionella cherrii. Protein-coding genes within it:
- a CDS encoding aminotransferase class IV encodes the protein MTRTRVLTEGDSNFAFPIDDRIFLGEGLFETLKVESARPCCAFLHWQRLNDSAQKLGIPFDLSFKQWREHLLHKIKCDNLYHGGIKAILSGGSAPRGLAAQGQISQLIFQTFNYTVETHPLRLVSAPWLRDGNNPIYQVKSVNYLEAILARRQANALGADEALFFNLQHHATETTCANLFLIQDKCLLTPPVTDGVLPGVTRSRILQLSKQQGLICREVSLTKTMLKEADVLFATNSLQGIRPICSLDDITFSVEHPLLSQLSSSLSICDESN
- a CDS encoding PA3496 family putative envelope integrity protein produces the protein MSDLFEDDEDAVVEVGEDFVDVDSELDVEAEVTEVVPNGLDARRRLENMLDEKRLRDELDDFGDY
- a CDS encoding 5-formyltetrahydrofolate cyclo-ligase; amino-acid sequence: MTDQVKKALRDTMKQIRSKISVSYRAAASSQVCNRIRLLEQYRNAKQIALYFAINGEIDVDELWRNALSQGKICYFPVLNEENLTLSFLPATSDTPFQKNRYGIAEPDVDPDLSIPVEELDLALVPLVAFDVRCNRLGMGAGYYDRTFKGRENCPLFGVAYQFQRVDSIEPEPWDIQLNAVITQRAIYWYGGG
- a CDS encoding P-II family nitrogen regulator, with protein sequence MKMIMAIIKPFKLDDVHEALMEIGVPGITISETRGFGRQKGHTELYRGAEYVVDFLPKIKIELALPDDMVESAIEAICKSAYTGKIGDGKIFVYELQQVVRVRTGEINADALT
- the ubiK gene encoding ubiquinone biosynthesis accessory factor UbiK; translated protein: MFDPKQFDDLAKKLFAALPPSLQNIEKDIQQKFKEVLQAAFAHMDLITREEFDVQTKVLARTREKVEHLQKQVDVLMTQLNKEQKQ
- a CDS encoding YifB family Mg chelatase-like AAA ATPase, with amino-acid sequence MNLAFTKTRSTVGILAQPVSVEVHLSNGLPGFTIVGLAETAVKESKDRVRSAIINSQFEFPCRKITVNLGPADLPKTGSGFDLPIALGILAASKQIPQNQLTDHEFIAELALSGELRGISAIIPAVLAANKEKSSLIIASANAHEASLTGYQNIYSANNLREVCSYLCQGTSLQFLPPKPESCSMRYTDDWSDIKGQFHAKKAMEIAAYGGHSILLNGAPGSGKTMLARRFRTLLPPLSEAEALECIAINSIRGKLPDFSEWCSPPFRTPHHTASPVSLVGGGNPPKPGEISLAHHGVLFLDELPEFDRQVLETLRQPLESGTICISRAAAQIEFPAKFQLIAAMNPCPCGQWGNPQANCLCSPDRIKRYHAKISAPLLDRIDMHISVQALTQEELVTPNSNPHKQSDLIREQVIKVRAIQLARQDCLNAYLGANTCEKICALGSEEHDFLRQSMLQLKLSARGYHRLLKVARTIADIHASSRVCLEHLQQALSFRHALRTPG
- a CDS encoding glycosyltransferase family 87 protein, coding for MSDRYQHVCILVLLSFYCLLFYFIFKHYQRVDFSSFYLSSQALMQGENPYRNFFTTFLPAIKILPANLNPPFVLWGFSFLTRLSYSNALLVWVCISFILGIIGVTISFYYAFSHRFLQKHYINVYLLYFAFFPTLMNLVTQQFGCILLFLIMGGYYFYLNDRDYRAGIFWGIIIAIKLFPALLFFYVLKQGRKRVFAIMLVTLLVAASLPLLAHGPVVYEQYFRMMRGVFWYGDDWNASIYGFIFRLFFGGEKLPNMFYLKLVNLCYGILFLFLLRWYWRKLGPNQKDPVNHQPFCLTLAMMLFLSPFGWMYYFPVLILPMILIWFVASEEQDFSTKTMLMWFLCLFLLNFPIDYVNSQEMSNVWVRISFFSSHFYGLSLLCYLLSKRKNIYGNNELQSGEPIHYSISTMIIIFVLGVFVPVIYYLIRLLNLTFNLELT
- a CDS encoding aspartate carbamoyltransferase catalytic subunit yields the protein MNHFLEISQLSRQQIESILQRAVYFKNQNHYPSYAQYTVANLFYENSTRTRVSFELAAKRLSMPVINLDLHSSSETKGETIEDTVRTLAAMGIQYFVIRHRQNGLQQNLAQQIGDLAHIINAGDGTHAHPSQALLDMMTILERKPRLDQLKIAILGNIRHSRVANSFQCICAQLGVGELVMVAPEIWQPQTVHYGRVTHDLRDGLIDADVVICLRVQHERLAASDHLDLDTYRRDFALTKENLTYAKPDVMVMHPGPINRGIEIDSDVADGAHSFILSQVANGVFVRMAIFDALSHQV
- the ruvX gene encoding Holliday junction resolvase RuvX; the protein is MPSPVFLGFDFGYKRIGVAVGQQLTCSASPLATLSARSGVPDWGLVAKVIAEWSPQALIVGIPTCIDGSELYTTSAARRFAKELRKRFTLPVHLVDERLSTVAAREQLFAQGGYRKIKQSEVDSIAACVILEQWLQHPE